A section of the Leptospira kobayashii genome encodes:
- a CDS encoding TIGR04388 family protein, which yields MKNSLFSHSNKRYTTFSLDFGSRIGFSERLTSFLLLTVFLFTIALPIEVLAQSVPQLTKTKPFRNTDLQPYVESATASQTSESGFMSIVRGAEDAVEASWEAEVEAEINTILSSVTTTDPVNDVNVYKQAVQAQLTLQKQQAKATWIADASSYIQSELNIFLNALSAKKDQDIETNKQGLIGSIDPAVQAVTGFAEASQEANPAQVTDGYTQGAALWDNKWQDLLTKQENWEQDSVAAIQNGILQWNTTISNLTQEKQDYLDGIAMTKEQWLQNKAMIENAENALRSSLQGTVNSIQSQRTQLASSFTGSKVMSDSFGDIDALLSSIQQQLDDHASVSDMAQTLGTFFRNQEEYAKGKADEWNGLKWENITVLQNLTYTQDIGDANFQCSAFNGSGNCGGVPSKAELTYDANGAVSKYYTYGYSVQNDKNGYNNLVGWGIGVDGNRSDVAYSTWGDYKKFKYVCNGNWIGDVGGTCNGGAGQYTNGGDSCSGWAFCGYSRATDAESSYVVTINNNYNYGQLAINDNVRNAISKNYNATFTPSTAQGYLAGSEQAIAGSTQVFLGASNITGSGSWYDQLGWYNTVSIYTDYRYIDKDKQANEDTWRGHQANYKSLADTFLGLVNPLKDWEDRSKQYADEYEISLANLEEAKNLAVLSFDTQIASLTTQRDNWITDVYGYEVAGTSAVNNQNSRFRSGQQAWQDTIVTFKSVELNWFLTAKEALNKAVEDPGTGEKKFQADAISVAQNLQSQIVNSYNATGQLYDNSRQLWNNYQYDYSNQLLDQAVDGKANEIQLGEAGAVVSQKLIDSYARTESYTSSEMDATIRIQNILGMFGEAGYGAEEFESVQANIDASQQGQVDWNNELSGDDGKFGFIPRAARDRNTLALYQDVRDDTKKANTLQKEVLAKENKILSEVEQYFKKADDFLKLAEEFEEKGKFDEAAYYTQQAVAKKAEARSIITDNYDKLGDFMLQEVSSRSLSYTKTSFLNYKDSLISKSFDDSEAIAKQIKQGQNQIDGIRESSEAYDKIQGLLATSQNLVQKGTESQNLVNQLLAQSEQLANKNLKGELLDGLAEMIAAIESGVPTSVSDGSEIAEAINASNQELKETREQVDGLLSHMNSLVTNENDIKNLGALLNGSGQALNYAANSAIAKYLDEYSQQFIEENEARSKTLRQELFLKYSQGDEYAYLRKEGYEFRIQGDYIVGSRSIHSGDFKIAGNAMQDSSYSPLFMAQNIEINTKFDPGTLRVDTLGIDTLMNTEFDADKVSQVAAFVDNMATNMDSMFAQFSDKTEETKAYYAQNEDIKAQNIETYNRTSKYFLTNFQGLEEGFSKSYNPNMGGLRDNYKQSKYNFTQGTGMGVGVSKGESWSSIKAVPNPIQRNLGSRELKGTVNIKGIPIEMTYGMQDLNVPAAFSLGAMGHSFELNGVGTTFASNEITAATGAFSRYLEGTIEDIQAKFKANEAEKESKGFLFDVLSGTSSGQSIAQSFKSVVTEKVNGAITSAIAEATGLPAGLISGLVGGKSMKNAVKDFVKQEATNAIAEATGIPAWAISQQLDKMTKPKEKFYETKEFQIVTTIAAVALAPFTGGASLYVAVAASAALGAAQGAASGGLQGALVGAAGGALGAVTRSVTGGSVTVGLSYSADNGFGASVGVGYGPATVTAGISEKGGATVGLGFQSGGLSAGLNYSQNDGFGGNVGIASENGNSLALNYSQSAGMGVNVGTSIANGVSGGLSYSQTAGFGVNANVSYTNADSAHNGAGGFLELTQNGGLTVNANAAGGTTAGGWNSQTGFQANTNFLTDQWQNDYLNKQMNPTGKDADAEAAAKQKEAQANEGADVIAGAGVKKREGAPDSPDAPMDRNANDGGPSPSPEPKKDDNNTPTVKKKDASSDVVLNKTEKTRFNELEKKWSSGKLADGELAELNTLKLKKQGLTQSFEGDDGERIVIRDKNGKIVSNTFTGSMSSNSGPLEFIGLIKSFGSGLIKGVMKMAPEAGEWLSKKAAKEVAKEGAEEAAGAINKKIYSQLEKQIEKDGPKSIEKAYKSAQETLQKHQEKLPNLQYKSQVEGTIKNVQKQIDTLKQFMKDKGIKYND from the coding sequence ATGAAAAACTCTCTCTTCTCCCACTCTAACAAACGATACACTACTTTCAGCCTGGACTTCGGTTCCAGAATCGGATTCTCCGAAAGACTCACCTCCTTCTTACTACTTACCGTTTTTCTATTCACTATTGCTTTGCCCATAGAAGTTTTGGCGCAGAGTGTTCCTCAGCTTACCAAAACAAAACCATTTAGAAATACGGACTTACAACCTTACGTTGAGTCTGCGACCGCAAGCCAAACCAGCGAATCCGGTTTTATGAGCATCGTGAGAGGTGCGGAAGATGCAGTCGAAGCATCTTGGGAAGCGGAAGTAGAAGCGGAGATCAACACGATCCTGAGCTCAGTCACAACCACTGACCCTGTGAATGATGTAAACGTTTACAAACAAGCAGTTCAAGCACAGCTCACCTTACAAAAACAACAAGCAAAAGCCACCTGGATCGCAGATGCATCCAGCTATATCCAATCCGAATTGAATATTTTCCTGAATGCACTTTCCGCCAAAAAAGACCAGGACATAGAAACCAACAAACAAGGACTCATCGGAAGTATTGACCCGGCTGTTCAAGCGGTAACCGGCTTTGCAGAAGCTTCCCAAGAAGCGAACCCCGCGCAAGTCACCGACGGATACACACAAGGTGCCGCTCTTTGGGATAACAAATGGCAGGATCTACTCACCAAACAAGAGAATTGGGAACAAGATTCCGTGGCAGCCATCCAAAACGGGATCTTACAATGGAATACTACGATCAGCAACCTAACCCAGGAAAAACAAGACTACTTGGATGGGATTGCCATGACAAAAGAACAGTGGCTCCAAAACAAAGCAATGATCGAGAACGCAGAGAATGCGCTTCGGTCTTCCTTACAAGGAACCGTCAATAGCATCCAATCCCAAAGAACTCAGCTTGCTTCCAGTTTTACGGGAAGTAAAGTGATGAGCGATTCCTTCGGAGATATAGACGCACTCCTTTCCTCCATTCAACAACAATTAGACGATCATGCTTCCGTATCCGATATGGCACAGACTCTGGGAACTTTTTTCAGAAACCAGGAAGAATACGCCAAAGGAAAAGCGGACGAATGGAACGGACTCAAATGGGAAAATATTACCGTTTTACAGAACTTAACTTATACGCAAGACATTGGGGACGCGAACTTTCAGTGTTCCGCTTTCAACGGATCAGGTAACTGTGGCGGAGTTCCCAGTAAGGCGGAATTGACTTATGATGCCAACGGAGCCGTTTCCAAATACTATACTTACGGATATTCCGTCCAAAACGACAAAAACGGATATAACAACCTGGTAGGATGGGGGATCGGGGTAGATGGAAACCGTTCGGATGTAGCCTATTCCACTTGGGGAGATTATAAAAAATTTAAGTATGTTTGTAACGGAAATTGGATTGGCGATGTAGGAGGGACATGTAACGGAGGGGCTGGTCAATATACCAACGGAGGAGATTCCTGTAGCGGTTGGGCTTTCTGCGGTTACTCCAGAGCGACAGATGCGGAAAGTTCCTATGTTGTAACAATTAATAATAATTACAATTACGGTCAGTTGGCAATCAACGATAACGTTCGCAATGCGATTTCCAAAAATTATAATGCAACATTTACACCAAGTACCGCACAAGGATACCTGGCGGGAAGCGAACAGGCAATTGCAGGTTCCACACAAGTATTTCTAGGTGCATCCAATATCACCGGCTCAGGAAGCTGGTATGACCAACTCGGTTGGTACAATACGGTCAGTATCTATACGGATTACAGATACATAGACAAAGACAAACAAGCGAACGAAGACACTTGGAGAGGACATCAGGCAAATTACAAAAGCCTGGCGGATACATTCCTCGGTCTAGTAAACCCACTCAAAGATTGGGAAGATAGAAGCAAACAGTACGCAGACGAATACGAAATCTCTCTCGCCAATCTGGAAGAAGCAAAAAACCTCGCAGTTCTCAGTTTTGATACTCAAATTGCAAGCCTAACAACGCAAAGGGACAATTGGATCACTGATGTTTACGGTTATGAAGTAGCAGGAACAAGTGCCGTTAATAATCAGAACAGCCGATTCCGTTCCGGCCAACAAGCTTGGCAAGACACAATCGTTACATTCAAATCCGTGGAACTCAACTGGTTCCTTACCGCCAAAGAAGCGCTCAACAAAGCGGTAGAAGACCCAGGCACAGGCGAGAAAAAATTCCAAGCAGACGCCATCTCTGTCGCGCAAAACCTACAATCCCAAATTGTAAACTCATACAACGCGACCGGCCAATTGTACGATAATTCCCGCCAACTTTGGAACAATTACCAATACGACTATTCCAATCAGCTGTTAGACCAAGCAGTCGATGGAAAAGCAAATGAAATCCAACTGGGAGAAGCGGGTGCAGTCGTAAGTCAAAAACTAATCGATTCCTATGCCAGAACGGAAAGTTATACTTCCAGCGAAATGGATGCAACGATCCGAATCCAAAACATTCTAGGAATGTTTGGCGAAGCAGGGTATGGTGCAGAAGAATTCGAATCCGTACAAGCCAACATCGATGCTTCCCAGCAAGGACAAGTGGATTGGAACAATGAACTGAGTGGAGACGATGGTAAATTCGGATTTATCCCTCGTGCCGCCAGAGACAGGAACACCCTCGCGCTTTATCAAGACGTACGGGACGATACTAAGAAAGCAAATACACTTCAAAAAGAAGTATTGGCAAAAGAAAACAAAATACTCTCGGAAGTGGAACAATACTTCAAGAAAGCAGACGACTTCCTCAAACTAGCGGAAGAATTCGAAGAAAAAGGCAAGTTCGACGAAGCAGCGTATTACACCCAACAGGCGGTAGCTAAAAAAGCAGAAGCTAGGTCGATCATCACGGATAATTATGATAAGCTCGGAGACTTTATGTTGCAAGAGGTTTCTTCCAGATCTCTCAGCTATACTAAAACATCCTTCCTGAACTACAAAGATTCACTCATCAGCAAGAGTTTCGACGACTCGGAAGCAATTGCCAAACAAATCAAACAAGGTCAGAACCAAATTGATGGAATCAGAGAATCAAGTGAAGCTTATGATAAAATCCAAGGTCTACTTGCTACATCACAGAACTTAGTCCAAAAAGGAACTGAATCTCAAAATCTAGTAAACCAACTACTCGCACAATCGGAACAACTTGCCAATAAAAATCTCAAAGGCGAACTACTCGACGGACTGGCTGAGATGATTGCCGCGATAGAAAGTGGAGTGCCTACATCCGTATCCGATGGATCGGAAATTGCAGAAGCAATCAATGCATCGAACCAAGAACTCAAAGAGACAAGAGAACAAGTAGACGGACTACTCTCTCATATGAATTCCCTCGTTACAAACGAGAATGATATTAAGAACCTAGGTGCCCTACTCAACGGTTCGGGCCAAGCACTGAACTATGCAGCTAACAGTGCCATAGCCAAATACTTAGATGAATACTCCCAACAATTTATAGAAGAGAATGAAGCTAGAAGTAAGACTCTCAGACAAGAACTGTTCCTCAAATACTCTCAAGGCGACGAGTATGCCTACTTGAGAAAAGAAGGCTATGAATTCCGCATCCAAGGTGACTATATCGTAGGTTCCCGATCCATCCATAGTGGAGATTTTAAGATCGCAGGGAATGCGATGCAGGATTCCAGCTACTCTCCTCTGTTTATGGCTCAAAACATAGAGATCAATACAAAGTTTGATCCGGGAACATTGCGTGTGGATACACTCGGAATCGATACTCTGATGAATACAGAGTTTGATGCTGACAAAGTGTCCCAAGTGGCAGCATTCGTAGATAACATGGCCACTAACATGGACTCAATGTTTGCGCAGTTCAGTGATAAAACGGAAGAAACAAAAGCCTATTATGCACAGAATGAAGATATCAAAGCTCAGAACATCGAGACATATAATAGAACCAGCAAATATTTCCTAACCAACTTCCAGGGATTGGAAGAAGGATTTAGCAAGAGTTACAACCCGAATATGGGTGGACTCCGGGACAACTACAAACAATCGAAATACAACTTCACCCAAGGAACAGGAATGGGAGTTGGAGTGAGTAAGGGAGAGAGCTGGTCTTCTATCAAAGCGGTTCCGAATCCAATACAAAGAAACTTAGGTTCCAGAGAACTCAAAGGAACAGTCAATATCAAAGGGATTCCGATTGAGATGACTTATGGAATGCAGGATCTCAATGTTCCGGCTGCTTTCTCACTGGGAGCTATGGGTCATAGCTTTGAACTCAATGGTGTAGGTACCACATTTGCTAGTAACGAAATCACTGCCGCCACAGGAGCTTTCTCCAGATATTTAGAAGGAACAATAGAAGATATCCAAGCTAAGTTCAAAGCGAATGAAGCGGAGAAAGAGAGCAAAGGATTTCTATTTGATGTTCTCTCAGGGACATCCAGCGGACAAAGTATCGCACAGAGTTTTAAATCTGTTGTAACAGAGAAAGTAAACGGTGCCATCACTTCAGCGATCGCTGAGGCAACCGGTCTTCCTGCGGGACTCATATCCGGTCTTGTCGGCGGAAAGTCCATGAAGAACGCAGTCAAGGACTTCGTTAAACAAGAAGCTACCAATGCAATCGCGGAAGCAACAGGCATTCCTGCCTGGGCTATCTCACAACAACTCGACAAGATGACTAAGCCTAAGGAGAAGTTCTACGAGACTAAAGAATTCCAAATTGTAACGACTATCGCAGCAGTAGCACTTGCACCTTTTACGGGAGGAGCTTCTCTTTATGTAGCTGTGGCTGCAAGTGCTGCACTCGGTGCGGCACAAGGAGCTGCGTCCGGTGGACTACAAGGTGCGTTAGTTGGTGCTGCCGGTGGTGCTCTCGGTGCTGTTACTCGAAGTGTAACGGGGGGATCTGTCACTGTTGGACTATCTTATAGTGCTGACAATGGATTTGGTGCGAGTGTCGGTGTAGGTTACGGACCTGCAACTGTTACTGCGGGTATCTCCGAGAAAGGTGGGGCTACTGTAGGACTTGGATTCCAATCGGGTGGACTATCCGCAGGATTAAATTACTCACAGAATGACGGGTTTGGTGGTAACGTTGGGATAGCATCAGAAAATGGAAACAGCTTAGCGCTTAATTATAGTCAGTCGGCAGGTATGGGAGTAAACGTTGGTACAAGTATTGCCAATGGAGTCTCGGGAGGACTCAGTTATAGTCAGACTGCTGGGTTCGGAGTGAATGCCAATGTCTCTTATACGAATGCAGATAGTGCCCACAACGGTGCTGGGGGATTCCTTGAACTTACGCAAAACGGTGGTTTGACGGTAAATGCTAACGCAGCCGGAGGAACTACTGCCGGTGGATGGAATTCACAGACTGGATTCCAGGCGAATACTAATTTCTTAACTGATCAGTGGCAGAACGATTATCTAAACAAACAGATGAATCCTACTGGTAAAGACGCTGACGCGGAAGCTGCGGCTAAGCAGAAGGAAGCACAGGCCAATGAAGGTGCTGATGTCATCGCGGGTGCGGGTGTTAAAAAACGAGAAGGTGCTCCAGATTCTCCTGACGCACCGATGGATCGCAATGCGAATGATGGGGGACCTAGTCCTAGTCCTGAACCAAAGAAGGATGACAATAATACGCCTACGGTCAAAAAGAAAGATGCTTCTAGCGATGTAGTTTTAAACAAAACCGAAAAAACAAGATTCAATGAATTAGAAAAAAAATGGAGTTCAGGAAAGCTTGCAGATGGTGAATTAGCAGAACTAAATACCCTTAAACTCAAAAAACAAGGATTAACTCAAAGCTTCGAAGGGGATGACGGGGAAAGAATCGTGATTCGTGATAAAAATGGAAAAATCGTAAGCAATACTTTTACCGGTTCTATGAGTAGTAATAGTGGGCCTTTAGAATTCATTGGCTTAATTAAATCTTTTGGAAGTGGCCTGATTAAAGGTGTTATGAAAATGGCTCCTGAAGCGGGAGAGTGGCTTTCTAAGAAAGCTGCAAAGGAAGTTGCTAAAGAAGGCGCTGAGGAAGCCGCTGGAGCAATAAACAAAAAAATATATAGTCAGTTAGAAAAACAAATTGAAAAAGATGGGCCAAAGTCAATTGAAAAAGCATACAAGTCTGCGCAAGAAACCTTACAAAAACATCAAGAAAAGTTGCCAAATCTTCAATATAAATCCCAAGTTGAAGGAACAATAAAAAATGTACAAAAACAAATTGATACACTAAAGCAATTCATGAAAGACAAAGGGATCAAATATAATGACTAA
- a CDS encoding peptidase M23, translated as MRNDDKDKQANEDTWRGHQANYKSLADTFLGLVNPLKDWEDRSKQYTDEYEISLANLEEAKNLAVLSFDTQIASLTTQRDNWITDVYGYEVAGTGAVNNQNSRFRSGQQAWQDTIVTFKSVELNWFLTAKEALNKAVEDPGTGEKKFQADAISVAQNLQSQIVNSYNATGQLYDNSRQLWNNYQYDYSNQLLDQAVDGKANEIQLGEAGAVVSQKLIDSYARTESYTSSEMDATIRIQNILGMFGEAGYGAEEFESVQANIDASQQGQVDWNNELSGDDGKFGFIPRAARDRNTLALYQDVRDDTKKANTLQKEVLVKENKILSDVEQYFKKADDFLKLAEEFEEKGKFDEAAYYTQQAVAKKAEARSIITDNYDKLGDFMLQEVSSRSLSYTKSSFLNYKDSLISKSFDDSEAIAKQIKQGQNQIDGIRESSEAYDKIQGLLATSQNLVQKGTESQNLVNQLLAQSEQLANKNLKGELLDGLAEMIAAIESGAPTSVSDGSEIAEAINASNQELKETREQVDGLLSHMNSLVTNENDIKNLGALLNGSGQALNYAANSAIAKYLDEYSQQFIEENEARSKTLRQELFLKYSQGEEYAYLRKEGYEFRIQGDYIVGSRSIHSGDFKIAGNAMQDSSYSPLFMAQNIEINTKFDPGTLRVDTLGIDTLMNTEFDADKVSQVAAFVDNMATNMESMFAQFSDKTEETKAYYAQNEDIKAENIETYNRTSNYFLTNFQGLEGDFSKSYNPNMGGLRDNYKQSKYNFTQGTGMGVGVSKGESWSSIKAVPNPIQRNLGSRELKGTVNIQGIPIEMSYGMQDLNVPAAFSLGAMGHSFELNGVGTTFASNEVTAATGAFSRYLEGTIEDIQAKFKANEAEKESKGFLFDVLSGTSSGQSIAQSFKSVVTEKINGAITSAIAEATGLPAGLISGLVGGKSMKNAVKDFVKQEATNAIAEATGIPAWAISQQLDKMSKPKEKFYETKEFQIVTTIAAVALAPFTGGASLAVAVAASAALGAAQGAASGGLQGALVGAAGGALGAVTRSVSFGTVTAGLSYSTENGFGASVGVGYGPATVTAGISEKGGTTVGLGFQTAGLSAGLSYSQNDGFGGNVGISSESGNSLALNYSQSGGMGVNVGTSIANGVSGGLSYSQAAGFGVNANVSYTNANSAHNGAGGFLELTQNGGLTVNANAAGGTTAGGWNSQTGFQANTNFLTDQWQNDYLNKQMNPTGKDADAEAAAKQKEAQTNEGADVIAGAGRREDSYDGEIETGVASVRAPDAAGGTGNAPDAPDAPIDHNANGGDARPDAPTPRNANGKPSPSPTPVPGEGSQQPKTKQINPDDVTIKFGKNANKDAVPERAVKIIKDIAASAGVKSLTISSSARDSESQARVMYNNLEDTSVKAQKKLYGKEGDKVIDTYSSLKKEGKLANEIKLAMKNKIDDLGVAKVSKHGADSSVVTVVDIAPSSVPAKKHEELKKAIKANAEVNTKRFFYPPGDPGFHIEIPVK; from the coding sequence GTGCGAAACGACGACAAAGACAAACAAGCGAACGAAGACACTTGGAGAGGACACCAGGCAAATTACAAAAGCCTGGCGGATACATTCCTCGGTCTAGTGAATCCTCTCAAAGATTGGGAAGATAGAAGCAAACAGTACACAGACGAATACGAAATCTCTCTTGCCAACCTGGAAGAAGCAAAAAACCTCGCGGTTCTCAGTTTTGATACTCAAATTGCAAGTCTAACAACGCAAAGAGACAATTGGATCACTGATGTTTACGGTTATGAAGTCGCAGGAACGGGAGCCGTTAATAATCAGAACAGCAGGTTCCGCTCAGGACAACAGGCTTGGCAAGATACAATCGTTACATTCAAATCCGTTGAGCTGAATTGGTTCCTCACCGCCAAAGAAGCACTGAACAAAGCGGTAGAAGATCCGGGCACAGGTGAGAAAAAATTCCAAGCAGACGCCATCTCGGTCGCGCAAAACCTACAATCCCAAATTGTAAACTCATACAACGCGACAGGCCAATTGTACGATAATTCCCGCCAACTTTGGAACAATTACCAATACGACTATTCCAATCAGCTGTTAGACCAAGCAGTCGATGGAAAAGCAAATGAAATCCAACTGGGAGAAGCGGGTGCAGTCGTAAGTCAAAAACTAATCGATTCCTATGCCAGAACGGAAAGTTATACTTCCAGCGAAATGGATGCAACGATCCGAATCCAAAACATTCTAGGAATGTTTGGCGAAGCAGGGTATGGTGCAGAAGAATTCGAATCCGTACAAGCCAACATCGATGCTTCCCAGCAAGGACAAGTGGATTGGAACAATGAACTGAGTGGAGACGATGGTAAATTCGGATTTATCCCTCGTGCCGCCAGAGACAGGAACACCCTCGCGCTTTATCAAGATGTAAGGGACGATACTAAGAAAGCGAACACACTTCAAAAAGAAGTATTGGTAAAAGAAAACAAGATACTCTCGGACGTTGAGCAATACTTCAAGAAAGCAGATGACTTCCTCAAACTAGCGGAAGAATTCGAAGAAAAAGGCAAGTTCGACGAAGCAGCGTATTACACCCAACAGGCGGTAGCGAAAAAAGCAGAAGCTAGGTCGATCATCACGGATAATTATGATAAGCTCGGCGACTTTATGTTGCAAGAGGTTTCTTCCAGATCTCTTAGCTATACAAAGTCTTCGTTCTTAAATTACAAAGATTCACTCATTAGCAAAAGTTTCGACGACTCGGAAGCGATTGCCAAACAAATCAAACAAGGTCAAAATCAAATTGATGGAATCAGGGAATCCAGTGAGGCTTACGATAAAATCCAAGGTCTACTTGCCACATCACAGAACTTAGTCCAAAAAGGAACTGAATCCCAAAATCTAGTCAATCAACTGCTCGCACAATCGGAACAGCTTGCTAATAAAAATCTCAAAGGGGAATTGTTAGACGGACTTGCTGAGATGATTGCCGCCATAGAAAGTGGTGCTCCTACATCCGTATCCGATGGAAGTGAAATTGCGGAAGCAATCAATGCATCCAACCAAGAACTCAAAGAAACGAGAGAACAAGTAGACGGACTACTCTCACATATGAATTCCCTCGTAACCAACGAGAATGATATTAAGAACTTAGGCGCCCTACTCAATGGTTCGGGCCAAGCACTGAACTACGCAGCTAACAGTGCCATAGCCAAATACCTGGACGAATACTCTCAGCAATTTATAGAAGAGAATGAGGCGAGAAGTAAGACTCTCAGACAAGAACTCTTCCTCAAATACTCTCAAGGCGAGGAATACGCTTACCTAAGAAAAGAAGGTTATGAGTTCCGTATCCAGGGTGACTATATCGTAGGTTCCCGATCCATCCATAGCGGAGATTTTAAGATCGCAGGGAACGCGATGCAGGATTCCAGCTACTCTCCTTTGTTTATGGCTCAAAACATAGAGATCAATACAAAGTTTGATCCGGGGACATTGCGTGTAGACACACTCGGAATTGATACTCTGATGAATACGGAGTTTGATGCTGACAAAGTATCCCAAGTGGCAGCATTCGTAGACAACATGGCCACTAACATGGAATCCATGTTCGCACAGTTCAGTGACAAAACGGAAGAAACAAAAGCCTATTATGCTCAGAATGAAGATATCAAAGCTGAGAACATAGAGACATATAATAGAACTAGTAATTATTTCCTAACCAACTTCCAAGGCCTAGAGGGAGATTTTAGCAAGAGTTACAACCCAAACATGGGTGGTTTAAGAGACAATTATAAACAATCGAAATACAACTTCACCCAAGGAACGGGAATGGGTGTTGGGGTGAGTAAGGGAGAAAGTTGGTCTTCCATCAAAGCAGTTCCGAATCCAATACAAAGAAATTTAGGTTCCAGAGAACTCAAAGGAACAGTCAACATTCAAGGAATTCCAATCGAGATGAGCTATGGAATGCAGGATCTCAACGTTCCGGCTGCTTTCTCACTGGGAGCAATGGGTCATAGCTTTGAACTCAATGGTGTAGGTACCACATTTGCATCGAATGAAGTTACTGCTGCAACAGGCGCTTTCTCCAGATATTTAGAAGGAACAATAGAAGATATCCAAGCTAAGTTCAAAGCGAATGAAGCGGAGAAAGAAAGCAAAGGATTTCTATTCGATGTTCTCTCAGGGACATCCAGTGGACAAAGTATCGCACAGAGTTTTAAATCTGTAGTAACAGAAAAAATCAATGGAGCCATCACTTCAGCGATCGCTGAGGCAACTGGACTACCAGCGGGACTCATATCCGGTCTTGTAGGTGGCAAGTCGATGAAGAACGCAGTCAAAGACTTCGTTAAACAAGAAGCTACCAATGCAATTGCGGAAGCAACAGGGATTCCTGCTTGGGCTATCTCACAACAGTTAGATAAGATGAGTAAGCCTAAGGAGAAATTTTACGAGACTAAAGAATTCCAAATCGTAACTACGATTGCAGCTGTTGCACTCGCACCTTTTACAGGAGGAGCATCTCTCGCCGTGGCAGTTGCTGCAAGTGCTGCACTTGGTGCGGCTCAAGGTGCTGCGTCTGGCGGACTACAAGGTGCGTTAGTTGGAGCTGCTGGTGGTGCTCTCGGTGCCGTTACTCGAAGTGTTTCCTTTGGAACTGTAACTGCTGGGTTGTCGTATAGCACAGAAAATGGGTTTGGTGCGAGTGTCGGTGTAGGTTATGGACCAGCAACTGTTACTGCGGGTATCTCGGAGAAAGGGGGAACTACTGTAGGACTTGGATTCCAAACTGCTGGTTTGTCCGCGGGACTAAGCTATTCACAGAATGACGGGTTCGGTGGTAATGTTGGAATCTCTTCAGAAAGCGGAAACAGTCTCGCACTTAACTACAGTCAGTCGGGTGGTATGGGAGTCAATGTCGGAACAAGTATTGCCAATGGAGTCTCAGGTGGACTCAGTTATAGTCAGGCCGCAGGGTTTGGGGTCAATGCAAACGTATCTTATACGAATGCAAATAGTGCCCACAACGGGGCTGGGGGATTCCTTGAACTCACGCAAAATGGCGGTTTGACGGTCAATGCTAATGCTGCGGGTGGGACTACTGCCGGCGGATGGAACTCACAGACTGGATTCCAAGCGAATACTAACTTCTTAACTGATCAGTGGCAGAACGATTATCTAAACAAACAAATGAATCCTACTGGTAAGGACGCTGATGCGGAAGCTGCGGCTAAGCAGAAAGAAGCGCAAACAAATGAAGGTGCTGATGTCATTGCAGGTGCGGGTAGAAGAGAAGATAGCTATGATGGAGAAATCGAAACCGGGGTTGCAAGTGTTCGTGCCCCTGACGCCGCCGGGGGAACAGGTAATGCACCGGATGCTCCTGACGCACCGATAGATCACAATGCAAACGGAGGTGATGCTAGACCTGATGCGCCTACTCCGCGCAATGCGAACGGGAAGCCTAGTCCGAGCCCTACTCCTGTTCCGGGAGAGGGAAGCCAACAACCAAAAACTAAACAGATTAATCCTGATGATGTAACAATAAAATTTGGTAAAAATGCAAATAAAGATGCTGTTCCAGAAAGAGCGGTGAAAATCATTAAAGATATCGCAGCTTCTGCAGGAGTTAAATCACTAACTATATCAAGCTCGGCAAGAGACTCAGAGAGCCAAGCACGAGTTATGTATAACAATTTAGAAGACACTTCCGTCAAAGCGCAAAAGAAATTATATGGAAAGGAAGGAGACAAAGTGATCGATACTTATTCAAGTTTAAAAAAAGAAGGTAAACTCGCTAATGAAATTAAGCTTGCAATGAAAAATAAAATAGATGATTTAGGAGTTGCCAAAGTTTCGAAGCATGGTGCTGACTCAAGCGTTGTGACAGTAGTTGATATTGCTCCAAGTTCCGTCCCGGCAAAAAAACACGAAGAACTCAAAAAAGCGATAAAAGCAAATGCAGAAGTAAATACAAAACGATTTTTTTATCCGCCAGGTGACCCTGGTTTTCATATCGAAATTCCGGTTAAATAG